A genomic window from Glaciihabitans sp. INWT7 includes:
- a CDS encoding MFS transporter, whose product MTTPALDRSTTDSVGQVFGEPKRPVSGGWIALFAIAWLGVWMAQLTPIQLLLPAQVEAQLSATYWVDKVVAFGIVSGIAGVFALIAFPLTGALSDRTTSRLGRRRPWILGGALVFATALVLLGVQQSLLGIGIFWSLALIGFCVLTAALTAVISDQVPVQQRGFVSGWISAPQAIGTILGVLLVVVLVLSQVVGYTVVAVLLVVLVLPFVLRIPDAVLPRSARSPLTLRGLVAGFWISPRQYPDFGWTLTSRILVNFGNAFGTSLLLYFLQDGLKVEHADDVLLVLILIYMVFVVLASLVLGRLSDRLGRRKAFVFAAAALQGVAALMLAFVPVLGVAMVAAGILGLGYGCFLSVDQALATQVLPDAHTRGKDLGIMNIATAVPQAIAPLIGAFVVAALAGFQGLFVLSALAALLGALAVLPIRSVR is encoded by the coding sequence ATGACGACCCCCGCCCTCGACCGTTCGACCACCGACTCGGTGGGGCAGGTGTTCGGCGAGCCGAAACGGCCCGTCTCCGGCGGATGGATCGCGCTCTTCGCCATTGCCTGGCTCGGAGTCTGGATGGCCCAGCTCACGCCGATCCAGCTGCTGTTGCCCGCCCAGGTCGAGGCGCAGCTCAGCGCTACCTACTGGGTCGACAAGGTGGTCGCGTTCGGCATCGTGTCGGGGATCGCCGGCGTGTTCGCGCTCATCGCCTTTCCGCTCACGGGCGCACTGTCCGACCGCACGACGTCGAGGCTCGGCCGCCGCCGGCCCTGGATTCTCGGGGGCGCGCTGGTGTTCGCCACCGCGCTCGTGTTGCTCGGCGTGCAGCAGTCGCTTCTGGGTATCGGCATCTTCTGGTCCCTGGCCCTCATCGGATTCTGCGTGCTCACCGCCGCGCTCACCGCGGTGATCTCCGACCAGGTGCCGGTGCAGCAGCGAGGATTCGTCTCGGGATGGATCTCCGCCCCCCAGGCGATCGGCACCATCCTCGGCGTGCTGCTCGTGGTGGTTCTCGTGCTCAGCCAGGTGGTGGGTTACACCGTGGTCGCGGTGCTGCTGGTGGTGCTGGTGCTGCCCTTCGTGCTGCGGATCCCGGATGCCGTGCTCCCCAGGTCCGCGAGATCGCCCCTCACCCTTCGCGGCCTCGTCGCGGGCTTCTGGATCAGCCCGCGGCAGTATCCGGACTTCGGGTGGACCCTCACCAGCCGCATCCTCGTCAACTTCGGCAACGCCTTCGGCACCTCCCTCTTGCTCTACTTTCTGCAGGACGGCCTGAAAGTAGAGCACGCCGACGATGTGCTGCTCGTGCTGATCCTCATCTACATGGTGTTCGTGGTGCTCGCCTCTCTGGTGCTCGGACGGCTCTCCGACCGGCTCGGTCGGCGCAAGGCATTCGTCTTCGCCGCCGCCGCACTCCAGGGCGTCGCGGCCCTGATGCTCGCCTTCGTGCCCGTGCTCGGTGTCGCGATGGTGGCAGCCGGAATTCTCGGTCTCGGCTACGGATGTTTCCTGTCCGTCGACCAGGCGCTGGCGACACAGGTGCTGCCCGATGCCCACACCCGCGGCAAGGATCTCGGAATCATGAATATCGCCACGGCCGTGCCCCAGGCGATCGCGCCGCTGATCGGAGCATTCGTGGTCGCCGCACTCGCGGGCTTCCAGGGGCTGTTCGTCCTCTCCGCGCTAGCAGCCCTGCTCGGTGCACTCGCCGTTCTGCCGATCCGATCGGTGCGCTGA
- a CDS encoding TetR/AcrR family transcriptional regulator, which yields MARVSSTERRAALVRAALRVIDRDGVHGATTRAIVAEAEMSLASFHYAFRSRDEMIRELIAFVVQDEQRVTLEALDRDADIRSAVRAGLQAYFDLLRAHPSREQAMQELVQYALRTPGLEELPRAQYASYFHTARVLLERGAELTAVEWTLPIEQLARILIAITDGLTIAWLADRDDVAAGRLMDFAADTIGALAVELPLVAGNVDVR from the coding sequence ATGGCCCGGGTAAGTTCCACAGAACGACGAGCCGCACTGGTGAGGGCCGCCCTTCGGGTCATCGACCGCGACGGCGTGCACGGCGCAACCACCCGGGCGATCGTCGCCGAGGCTGAGATGTCGCTCGCGAGCTTCCACTACGCGTTCCGGTCGCGCGACGAGATGATCCGCGAACTCATCGCCTTCGTGGTGCAGGACGAGCAGCGCGTCACTCTCGAGGCCCTCGACCGGGATGCGGACATCCGCTCGGCCGTCAGAGCCGGGCTTCAGGCATACTTCGACCTGCTGAGAGCCCATCCGTCGCGGGAGCAGGCGATGCAGGAGCTCGTGCAGTACGCGCTGCGGACCCCGGGCCTCGAGGAGTTGCCCCGGGCGCAGTATGCGAGCTATTTCCACACCGCCCGCGTCCTTCTCGAGCGCGGTGCCGAGCTCACCGCGGTGGAGTGGACCCTGCCGATCGAACAGCTCGCGCGCATTCTCATCGCGATCACCGACGGGCTCACGATCGCCTGGCTCGCCGACCGCGACGACGTCGCCGCGGGGCGCCTGATGGACTTCGCCGCGGACACGATCGGCGCGCTCGCTGTGGAGCTGCCGCTCGTCGCCGGCAATGTGGACGTCCGATGA
- a CDS encoding amino acid deaminase/aldolase, translated as MPLSLLPPADSPWLRPAEYWTSLQGATAEFDPPFGVISVPALAHNAFDMLRRARGTTIRVASKSVRVRSVIDAVLALPGYSGVLAYTLPEALWLAEGDDRHEGITDVVVGYPSVDRAAIRRLGLDPLLAARVTLMVDSVEQLDYIDAVISPQNRERIRVCLELDASWNPKVLGHLGTYRSPVFTAQDARALAERIVARPGFALVGLMAYEGQIAGLVNEPASAARGAAVRWIQKNSANELAARRAQAVAAVRSLADLEFVNGGGTGSLESTSAEEAVTEVAAGSGLFGPHLFDHYRHFLPAPAASFVLSVVRKPSAQMATLLGGGWVASGPPGVDRLPVVAWPEGTKMVPNEMAGEVQTPLTGEAAARLQVGDRVWLRHTKAGELSEHLDAFVLVDGDRVVESAPTYRGEGKVFL; from the coding sequence ATGCCGCTGTCTCTCCTGCCGCCCGCGGACTCCCCCTGGCTCCGTCCGGCCGAATACTGGACGTCGCTCCAGGGCGCAACGGCCGAATTCGACCCCCCGTTCGGCGTGATCTCGGTGCCCGCCCTCGCCCACAATGCCTTCGACATGCTGCGGAGAGCGAGAGGCACGACCATCCGGGTCGCATCGAAATCGGTGCGGGTGCGCAGCGTGATCGATGCGGTCCTCGCTCTTCCCGGCTATTCCGGGGTGCTCGCCTACACCCTTCCCGAGGCGCTCTGGCTCGCGGAGGGCGATGATCGGCACGAGGGCATCACCGACGTCGTCGTGGGCTACCCGAGCGTCGACCGGGCGGCGATCCGGCGACTCGGGCTAGACCCGTTGCTCGCCGCGAGGGTGACGCTGATGGTCGACAGCGTCGAACAGCTCGACTACATCGACGCCGTGATCTCCCCCCAAAACCGTGAACGCATCCGAGTCTGTCTCGAGCTCGACGCCTCCTGGAATCCGAAGGTACTCGGCCATCTCGGCACCTACCGTTCCCCGGTCTTCACCGCACAGGATGCCCGGGCTCTCGCCGAACGAATCGTCGCCCGCCCCGGATTCGCGTTGGTCGGGCTGATGGCCTACGAGGGCCAGATCGCCGGGCTCGTGAACGAGCCGGCGAGCGCAGCCCGGGGCGCGGCAGTGCGCTGGATCCAGAAGAATTCGGCCAACGAGCTTGCCGCGCGACGGGCGCAGGCCGTCGCGGCGGTGCGTTCACTCGCCGACCTCGAGTTCGTCAACGGAGGCGGCACCGGTTCGCTCGAGTCGACCAGTGCGGAGGAGGCGGTGACCGAGGTCGCTGCGGGCAGCGGGTTGTTCGGCCCTCATCTCTTCGACCACTACCGCCACTTCCTCCCGGCTCCCGCCGCCTCTTTCGTGCTTTCGGTGGTGCGCAAACCCTCGGCGCAGATGGCGACGTTACTCGGCGGCGGGTGGGTCGCATCCGGTCCGCCCGGGGTCGATCGGCTTCCCGTCGTGGCCTGGCCGGAGGGCACCAAGATGGTCCCCAACGAGATGGCCGGAGAGGTGCAGACCCCACTCACCGGCGAGGCGGCTGCCCGGCTGCAGGTCGGTGACCGCGTGTGGCTCCGGCACACGAAGGCCGGCGAGCTGAGCGAGCACCTCGATGCTTTCGTACTGGTGGACGGAGATCGCGTCGTCGAATCGGCACCGACCTACCGCGGCGAAGGCAAGGTCTTCCTGTGA